The Sus scrofa isolate TJ Tabasco breed Duroc chromosome X, Sscrofa11.1, whole genome shotgun sequence genome has a segment encoding these proteins:
- the TMEM35A gene encoding transmembrane protein 35A, translating to MASPRTVTVVALSVALGLFFVFMGTIKLTPRLSKDAYNEMKRAYKSYVRALPLLKKMGINSILLRKSIGALEVACGIVMTLVPGRPKDVANFFLLLLVLAVLFFHQLVGDPLKRYAHALVFGILLTCRLLIARKPEDRSSEKKSSPPGNAGGATASNAGNTEEQPTLYEKAPQGKMKLS from the exons ATGGCATCCCCTAGAACCGTAACTGTCGTGGCCCTCTCAGTGGCCCTGGGACTCTTCTTTGTTTTCATGGGGACCATCAAGTTGACCCCCAGGCTTAGCAAGGATGCCTACAATGAGATG AAACGTGCCTACAAGAGCTATGTCCGAGCTCTTCCTCTGCTGAAGAAAATGGGGATCAATTCCATTCTCCTCCGCAAAAGCATTGGTGCTCTCGAAGTGGCCTGTGGCATTGTCATGACCCTTGTGCCTGGGCGTCCCAAAGATGTGGCCAACTTCTTCCTACTCTTGCTGGTGTTGGCTGTGCTCTTTTTCCACCAGCTAGTTGGTGATCCTCTCAAACGCTACGCCCATGCCCTGGTGTTTGGAATCCTGCTCACATGCCGCCTGCTGATTGCCCGAAAGCCCGAGGACCGGTCCTCTGAGAAGAAATCCTCACCGCCAGGGAATGCGGGGGGTGCCACCGCCAGCAATGCAGGAAATACCGAGGAGCAGCCCACCTTATACGAGAAGGCCCCTCAGGGCAAAATGAAGTTGTCATAG